From the genome of Chanodichthys erythropterus isolate Z2021 chromosome 17, ASM2448905v1, whole genome shotgun sequence:
ttgtaataaaaaaaaaaaaaaaaaaaaatgattacaaTGGTTTCATTTAAAGCAATTTTGACATCATAACACTATTTTAAGCATACACATTTTAAGCTTTCCAGGTACGAAGACATTTCTTTAACAAGAACTAAACATCCAACTTAAACATTTGAAGTTACGACTAGCACGGAAATCATGCTAGCTCAAATTTACTGTTTGTtagtgatttaaaatgtaatagcTTGTATGATCGCAATTTTGTTAAAGTTTTCTAGTGGAAAATGAGCTgaaaaaatgtagaaattaacatGAGTCCCAACAAAGGGTAACTAAAAAGCCCTGcgtatatttctttttttacgcGTACGCTAGTGTACACTCACAGTTGAACGCACAGCCTtggaaagtatacttcatttgacttgTACACGTACACGTGTtcgttttgagcaatctcttgCCATGGATTACAACCCAtttaaacatctttgtattctttcatgctagagttgagggtactttctaacctcttcacacaatctctcgtctatgtagtagggctgcacaattaatcgcaattaaatCACAATTAAATTGCAcgcgatttggcaaaggctgtgattaTTTCATGCatagcttgtcagagctgtatgGCTTTGTGGTCAGttgtaaatgcttctccatctgaaagccagagggcgctcttgtgCAGGAACTCCAAATATGCCCTGCCGCAGAAGTAGATAACATGTGTCATTCCAGGAAATCATACTACCgttgtagctgaataaacagaagattgaaatgctttgattgattaaacatgactaataaacacgaCGGCCTAATTCTGTGTAagaaaccacataatctcagaaggatgctcaactgtcGTCATGGAGTGAGTTTGGAgtataaacattattaaaacgttattaaatgttgtcttttgttggacaagatgttaataaatccTTCAcgtctggaaagatgtttgatgcgtgttgctttttcaaatgtacattataagcgactcaaactcGTAGTGCTTTCAGATTAATTAGCATTTTTagccatacttcattgacaagctgtgcataaaaaataatcaaagctttgcgatttcataatcaCACTAAGCCAAATcatttcaatgttatttttccaattgtccgattaatcgtgcagccctactatgTAGGACTCCATTgtcactgtagcttgcatgtgttctgctcttttctgtttatgcagtttttctttgactaccttgtgaatcgacgccCGCAGGGCACaggtgccaccttgtggataaactaattaccacaaaaacaattaaatacgTATATGTGACCTGTGTGTACGTGTGGTTACAAAAATCCTGTGGTGTGCGTACTCTACTGATGACGAAATTTGCGTCACGTGCAGTGCACGCTGACCCTCGCGTATGCattaaaagtgaagtatactttaggCTTTACGCCCCAGGTCAGTCAGTGAAAGGTCACTGCCTTGATCAACATGTATTTTGAAATAGACTAATATGTAGATGGTGTAGAATTTAAATgttcataattatttttttcttgtacatgttaaagaaataaaaatagaaaataaaaccTTCTGCAATACAATACTGTAGCCACTAGATGTCTGTATagcctttttatataaatactgtatatatacggGGCTGCATAATCTCTAGTTGGTGAAACAAGACTCGATTGCTTAGTTTTAATAGCctagtttttattagttttaattttaaattcatattaaataaaaatactttgatTATGTTTCTTTTTACTTGACTTTATTTACATACGTGACCTCGAAGGAAAccaaaagtaatcagattgCATTACTTTCATATAGTGGTGCTTGGATTACATTACTGAATACTTCTATAAGGAAGTAATTTGTAAcggaatatatttaaaaagtaaccCTCCCAACCCTGCTTATTGGATTTATGAAGTCAATTCCCATCTCACATTTatgttattaaatatatttatgcatttttctaaaataatattgaaaaaaaaaaatgcttgttgCTAGCCATTAATTTAATATGACAAATACTGCTGGAAAGTTGCTTTCCCTACATTGAATGTCCAACTATACAGGAGCTCATAATGTTTGGATGATGGGAAGAAAGTACTATTGAAGCCATTGATGTGCTTCCACCCACTCATGTGCAGAGCAAGAGCAAGGACATTCATACACAAAAATACCCAATTTTAGTCATCCTGCTTGGCTGAAGGGAGCTATATAGAGAAACTGTACAGGTATCTTCAGCCAATGACAGCATGTAATGTCGGTCTAAAGAGAACATTCATGTATTAAGAGAGAAAGCACCTTAATACCAAAGGGtatggaaaatatattaaacaaagtAAATACTTTCTTGGGAATCATTAAATTGGGGAATTACATGTGATATTTTCATAAGTACATGCACTCAGTACAAGTACTCACTGAagataaagtcataattgtgagataaatagtcactattacctttttttatttgtttatatctcgcaattttgaagttttttgcAAActcaagatataaactcacaattctgagatttttttttagatttgtgagttataaacttgcaattgtgagttatacagtccgaattgtgagatacaagCAAATGAGATATAAGCATTGATGTGTGTAAACAGAGACAGGAAGATGGTGCAAATAGCTCTCATGTATTGACTGAAACATGAGGCCTGCTCTCTCTAGAGGTATATTTAAAAGATCTTTCCTCTCTCGCTGTGCTTAACGTCTATGTCAAGGTTTTCCTCCTCCATTGCTTAAATTGCTATTGAATTTTCCAACACATTAATGTGGTGTTTCAGTATTCACTATTGAGCTTTGATTTCTTACCAATACAACACATAACCTTCACATCTGGTACTGTCATGAATAGAGCTTGAAACTCTTTAAAATCATGctatacaaaaaaatgttttgcatttattttatatgaggTTCAACGTTTTCGAAAACCTACAAGCAGAGTCTGAGACTTATCTGATTTGCCTACATTTTATAACCCTAATTTATGTTCTGGataacaatatatattaaattaaattaaattaaattaaattaaattaaattaaattaaattaaattaaattaaattatcatTGAAATCTTAgagtaataaaataatgaccTTCAATTAGGCAACCAGACAGCACTAGTAGTTTGGCACCAAATATTGGTTAGTAgttattaatacatttcttataaattacagaaacatttttgcaTACCGTAGTTCTCTCTCTGAATCAGtatgagccgttttactgtaaTGTGATTACAGGAAGTAATGTTACACCAATTTGTAGCAGAATGTGCCATCTAACACCTGAGTGAAGATTTTTTGCTTTTGTCTGATAATGATGATAATGAGGAAACCCACTGCCTCTTGGTGatgacaataaaacattatCTGATCAGTGAATTATCagtgaatataaaataaaaaagaatataaAATACTACTATAGCATCTGCCCGAATATTATTTATTGTGCTTTTGGCAGAAGGAGGAACTTTGGTGTGAATCATGAGCGCAGCTGGAAACAAGAATTGGACTGGAAACATATATGTGTGTCTCCAGTGAATTTTATTCTGATGGCTTCTGTACACCATGTGCATTTAGCTTGCAGGAAGTTTTAGACAGGATGTACTTTGCTCCAAAATCCCATTAGCGCTGActgtacagtatatacagtatgCGTTTATATGACATTGCAGTCTGTGATTGACTTCTAGGAATTTATCAAACCTATATATGCAAAGCTTGTGGAGAATGGAAGTTATGCTTTAACATTTCTTTCTTGATGCATTATTGCTAATATTATATGAGTCATAAATAATGACTGTGAAAAGACATGTTTACACAAAACTGAGTTAAAAATCCTGCAACCCTACACAGGACAATTGATTTAAAgaatggatgggtggatggatggatggatggatggatggatggatggatggatggatggatggatggatggatggatggatggattgggtgggtgggtgggtggttGGGCGGAATAATAACTGTGAAAGGTCATTTTTACACAAAACTGAGTTAAAATCCCGCTACCCCACACAGTACAATTGGTTTAAAggatggaaggatggaaggatggatggatggatggatggatggatggatggatggatggattgatggatggatggattgatggatgggtggattgATGGGTGGATTGGTGGGTAGGTGggtggatggattgatggatgggtgaatgggtgggtggatggatggatggatggattggatgaattGGGTGGGTGGGTGATATAATGACTGTGAAAGGTCATTTTTACACAGagttaaaatgcaaaatatctGTTTAGTATTTATAAGATGAAACATTATTCCATGACAAAAGTACTAAAcagttgtaatattttttttgtttgtttgaaatatGAAAACTTATGAAATATCAAAACTTAAGCGAACAACCAACAGTCTTGGAGATTTTTGTCTTTCTCCGTTCAGGTAAATAGGAGCTGTATTGCCTAGAaagtattataaaataattttgccaTTTGATACTGTGTGTGGAATTTGTCTTATCTTGAGCTGCTTAGTCAGATCATTGTCACCAATACAGTGCATACACACTGAATCAGTTCGATAGCGTTTACGTAAAAATTGTATTCCAAACTTGTATTTCATCACCTGCATCATAGTGTTTGATCATATTTAGAAGTTGACATTATGTCATTATAAAGTGCTCTAAAGTCTCATGCAATCACTTATTTTTCTATGCCCAGATGCATCTAAGAAAGACGTCCCTGAGGACTTTGACATTGATATGGAAGCCCCCGAAACCGAGAAGGCAGCGGTCGCTATTCAATCGCAGTTCAGGAAGTTCCAGAAGAAGAAAACTGATGACAAGTCGTAGTTGCCAGTGGACTTCTCTGTCCGTACGGCCCCATCAGGACAGCATGGTTTGATGTTGCATGTAATCGAATCCATTCTATATGGACTCAAGGGAGGGGGATGGGAAATCAAGGTCGTAATCTGTCCATCACTGATCTAACCTGTTATTTTACTGCTGTAACTGTGAATTCCATAGTTTATATTCATTTTGGTTCCAGCTTTATTCTCCATTCTAGCCAAGAATATCTGTCTTATTACTGATGCATGATTTTCTATTGTAACTCAAAGAGCTGGATTGCCAGCCTGTTCCTTATTTGTGAAAGCACAATATGTTTTCATTGTGAGCTGCTTACGAAATTGATTTTAATCAGAAACCGTTTGTTAAATACTGAGCATTACATGTACATAAATATAGAGCagaactttatttttgtttcacaCCATTAGTCTTCATCTGATGAATGCTTTAGCATACATTCTCATCCTAGTGGAGTTTAAAAATAACTCGTCTTTTGAAAGCcatattgttgaataatttCCAGCTTATCTTCCCAAATTCTCACTGTGTGCTCGGTACTCTTTATTGATTCATTTCTGTGTTGAATTCCATGCTGGATAAAATGACTTGAGAGCGAGTGTTTGATTGTCTAGTTTGCTGTGGCATATCATAACATTTGTGTTCAATTTCTTCCTTCTTCCTTTCTTCCATTTTCTTCCAAACATTAGCCAACCAAACACTCAATCATTTCTATCTCACCTCAACTCTTAACTCAGTCTGAATGAAACAAGAAACTATTAATAAAAATCCTTGAGTCTCTGGAACTAAATACTGTATTGTCTTTTAATTAAACCCAATCTTAAAGCAGGATCCTTATTTAGAATGAAAGATAATGTAATACGATAAACAGTGAACATCAGTGTTTGTTAGCAATTTTATGGTCTTCATCTGTATTTCAATGTTTACACTTATATTGGCCTCATCAACTTCTAAACTCACTTTACCACATTTACATGGACATCATTTTCCAATTAAGGTCTATAATCTGCTGCTTCACAGCTTTTGGAACATTCCTGTATATGTCAAGATGTTCCCAATAAACTAAGGTATTCTTTTCCTGTTGTTCTCTTGTGCAAATAATGGAGGTACCTGCTTCTGCCATTTATTATGCTGCATTGATCTAAGTAATTTTAATCAGTAATGTTCACTTATTAAtgagacttttaaaaatatgacatcTGGAGAACTGCActttttcaaaataattcattcagGTTCTCATTTCATCTACTCAAAGACAAATACAATTTAATCCAAAGGTCCATAAAACCTTTTTTAAACTCAGTCTTTCATTTGCATGT
Proteins encoded in this window:
- the pcp4b gene encoding calmodulin regulator protein PCP4; protein product: MSERQGSGAAGGNSKTSGAQDASKKDVPEDFDIDMEAPETEKAAVAIQSQFRKFQKKKTDDKS